A genome region from Carya illinoinensis cultivar Pawnee chromosome 2, C.illinoinensisPawnee_v1, whole genome shotgun sequence includes the following:
- the LOC122301550 gene encoding ribosome biogenesis protein NOP53, with product MGKKAKSSRKGKKAWRANISTEDIEHFFEKSTKDALSGGSLSSAPSDSLFVLDRSRDLSVRRKIEKHREKVLRCDSLLEKNPFVQPVPSSTVKKTKRMHKEVSKANNATEDCPKGDYTTASGMDDMWDEKGEGNSDAKKRLKPSIIPAVEVEPPGCSFNPSVESHQEVLAHAVAEEMQKVYQKELGPQPVPLTVPGEVIDEEDMYFIEADKGSDDDETNLETLGVNEESALDKRSSRTKRLTRVELNRRARQKEKLKKEAEARRVDEISKEIDCLPDIIHEIAKEDEEKQKRHLRRVVAKQERLKSCPPRLGRHKYEPAPVQVLLSEEITGSLRKLKGCCTLVKDRYKSLEKRGLVIPTVKSRK from the exons ATGGGGAAGAAGGCGAAGAGCTCCAGAAAGGGGAAGAAGGCATGGAGGGCAAACATAAGCACGGAAGATATCGAACACTTCTTCGAGAAGTCCACCAAAGACGCTCTCTCCGGTGGCTCTCTCTCCTCCGCCCCCTCCGACTCCCTCTTCGTTCTTGACAGATCTAGAG ATCTTTCTGTGAGGCGGAAGATTGAAAAACATAGGGAAAAAGTACTCCGCTGTGACAGCCTGCTAGAGAAGAACCCTTTTGTTCAGCCAGTTCCATCATCAAcagtgaagaaaacaaagagaatgCATAAGGAGGTTTCAAAAGCAAATAATGCAACTGAAGATTGTCCCAAG GGTGATTATACCACAGCGTCTGGCATGGATGACATGTGGGATGAGAAAG GTGAAGGCAACAGCGATGCCAAAAAG AGATTGAAGCCTTCAATTATTCCAGCAGTAGAAGTTGAGCCTCCTGGTTGCTCATTCAATCCCTCAGTAGAAAGTCATCAG GAGGTGCTGGCTCATGCTGTTGCAGAGGAAATGCAGAAGGTCTATCAAAAAGAGTTGGGCCCTCAGCCAGTTCCATTAACTGTTCCTGGGGAAGTCATCGATGAAGAAGAT ATGTATTTTATTGAGGCAGATAAGGgaagtgatgatgatgagacGAATTTGGAAACTTTGGGGGTAAATGAGGAGTCTGCCCTTGATAAAAG GTCAAGTAGAACAAAGAGGTTGACACGAGTTGAGTTGAATAGGAGAGctagacaaaaagaaaagctgAAAAAGGAAGCAGAAGCTAGAAGGGTGGATGAAATATCTAAGGAAATTGACTG TTTACCAGATATCATTCATGAAATAGCCAAGGAGGACGAGGAGAAGCAGAAAAGACACCTCCGGCGAGTTGTAGCCAAACAAGAAAGACTAAAGTCATGTCCACCACGCTTGGGGAGGCACAA ATATGAGCCCGCCCCAGTTCAAGTGCTACTATCTGAAGAAATAACTGGATCACTCCGCAAGTTGAAG GGTTGTTGCACCCTTGTGAAGGACCGGTATAAGAGCCTAGAGAAAAGAGGATTGGTTATCCCAACAGTCAAAAGCAG GAAGTAG
- the LOC122301552 gene encoding transcription factor ICE1-like, which yields MASREHKREAMHEKLQLLRSITNSRALNDSSIVLDASKYIEELKQKVEILNQDLETAQTSSDQNPLPVATVETLEKGFLVNVSSDNKSCPGLLVSILEAFEELGLNVREASVSCADNFQLQAVGENEEQAESNDAQVVKEAVVQAIKNWSGNTELE from the exons ATGGCTTCTAGGGAGCACAAAAGAGAAGCAATGCATGAGAAGCTGCAACTACTCCGTTCCATTACTAACTCTCGTGCT CTTAATGATTCCTCAATCGTTTTAGATGCATCAAAGTACATTGAAGAGCTAAAACAGAAAGTGGAAATACTGAATCAAGATTTAGAGACTGCACAAACCTCAAGTGATCAAAACCCACTGCCTGTG GCTACGGTGGAAACCCTAGAGAAGGGCTTCCTAGTAAATGTATCATCAGACAATAAAAGTTGCCCAGGCCTGCTTGTCTCAATCTTGGAAGCTTTTGAAGAACTGGGTCTTAATGTTCGGGAAGCTAGTGTTTCTTGTGCAGATAATTTCCAGTTACAAGCAGTTGGAGAA AATGAAGAACAAGCCGAAAGCAATGATGCTCAAGTGGTGAAAGAAGCAGTGGTGCAGGCTATTAAGAACTGGAGTGGAAATACTGAACTAGAATAG